From a region of the Mercurialis annua linkage group LG1-X, ddMerAnnu1.2, whole genome shotgun sequence genome:
- the LOC126664493 gene encoding E3 ubiquitin-protein ligase WAV3, with translation MGTGWRRAFCTTIPRDSDSTSISDKQHQASPSPTTKTSCAKLGFLSGGSNPTTPRLHSQSAASSPSLRCRTASTNADHHSSSTNETPVLRCKTTPKSAKFSNPTSPGSPLKLSLFKNSFKFRSSCGICLNSVKTGQGTAIYTAECSHAFHFPCIASHVRKNGSLVCPVCNSTWKDVPLLAIHKNLHNPDTENDTVDNPTTTSATKLKVEEKNVVVIESSPRLQQPVTPKKIYDSRSYDDDEPLLSPTAGGRFITIPEADNENVEEEEEDDVDEFQGFFVNPTPSSSVKLDDTNNISRNVQVRLLPEAAVVSAGRGYETYAVALRVKAPPPPQQSSPRSHTNTASLLDRSHRAPIDLVTVLDVSGSMTGAKLQMLKRAMRLVISSLGSADRLSVVAFCSVPKRLLPLQRMTAQGQRAARRIVDRLVCGQGSSLGDALRKATKVLEDRRERNPVASIMLLSDGQDEPVQTNTANQRHGSSHMSSTRFAHIEIPVHSFGFGQSGGYSNEPAEDAFAKCVGGLLSVVVQDLRVQLGFSSGSAPAEILAVYTSNSRPTVLSSGSIRLGDLYAEEERELLVELRVPSSAVGTHHVMSVRCLYKDPASQEVVYGRDQALLVPRPHAVRSSAPKIERLRNHFITTRAIAESRRLVENNDFTSAHHLLASSRALILQSSSALGDEYVRGLEAELAELHWRKQHQMEIQQQQQMMIQRRRGNERDSNTTVVIDENGEPLTPTSAWRAAEKLAKVAMMKKSLNKVSDLHGFENARF, from the exons ATGGGCACAGGTTGGAGAAGAGCCTTTTGCACCACTATTCCAAGAGATTCAGATTCCACTTCCATTTCAGATAAGCAGCACCAAGCAAGTCCTAGTCCCACCACAAAAACTAGCTGTGCTAAATTAGGGTTTCTCTCCGGGGGAAGCAACCCAACTACACCTCGTCTACACTCCCAATCTGCTGCTTCTAGTCCAAGCTTGCGTTGCAGAACCGCTTCCACTAATGCCGATCATCACTCATCTTCAACCAATGAAACTCCAGTGCTCCGCTGTAAAACCACACCTAAATCAGCTAAATTTTCAAATCCAACTTCTCCTGGATCTCCTCTCAAGCTCTCTCTCTTCAAGAACAGCTTCAAGTTCAGG AGTAGCTGTGGAATCTGCTTGAATAGTGTGAAAACAGGTCAAGGCACGGCAATATACACAGCAGAATGTTCACACGCTTTTCACTTTCCTTGCATAGCTTCACATGTCCGTAAAAATGGCAGTCTCGTGTGCCCTGTCTGCAACTCTACTTGGAAAGATGTTCCTCTGCTTGCTATTCATAAAAATCTCCACAATCCTGATACTGAAAACGACACCGTTGATAACCCCACCACCACCAGTGCAACTAAACTCAAAGTTGAAGAGAAGAACGTTGTTGTTATAGAATCTTCACCCCGTCTTCAACAACCGGTAACTCCTAAAAAAATCTATGATTCAAGATCTTATGATGATGATGAGCCATTGCTTTCACCTACAGCCGGTGGCAGATTCATTACGATTCCTGAAGCTGATAATGAGAACGTTGAAGAGGAAGAGGAGGATGACGTGGATGAATTTCAAGGATTTTTTGTTAATCCGACGCCGTCTTCTTCAGTCAAACTGGATGATACCAATAATATTTCAAGAAATGTTCAGGTCAGACTATTGCCTGAAGCGGCTGTTGTATCCGCCGGACGCGGTTACGAAACTTATGCTGTGGCATTGAGAGTGAAAGCTCCACCACCGCCGCAGCAGAGCTCCCCACGGAGTCACACCAATACGGCGTCGCTTCTGGATCGTTCACATAGAGCGCCGATTGACTTGGTGACAGTTCTTGACGTCAGTGGAAGCATGACCGGAGCTAAACTGCAAATGCTAAAACGCGCCATGCGTTTAGTTATTTCATCATTGGGCTCGGCTGATCGTCTCTCAGTTGTAGCTTTCTGTTCTGTTCCTAAACGGCTATTGCCTTTACAAAGGATGACGGCTCAAGGTCAGCGCGCGGCTCGTCGTATTGTCGACCGGCTTGTTTGTGGTCAAGGTTCAAGCCTTGGTGATGCTTTGAGAAAAGCTACTAAGGTGCTTGAAGATAGACGGGAACGAAATCCAGTTGCCAGCATCATGTTATTATCAGACGGTCAAGATGAGCCTGTTCAAACCAACACCGCAAATCAACGGCATGGATCGAGCCACATGTCCTCAACGCGATTTGCTCATATAGAGATCCCGGTACACTCTTTTGGGTTTGGACAAAGTGGCGGCTACAGTAATGAGCCGGCTGAGGATGCATTTGCTAAATGTGTTGGTGGTCTGTTGAGTGTGGTGGTGCAAGATTTGAGAGTCCAACTCGGCTTTTCTTCCGGCTCCGCTCCAGCTGAGATATTAGCAGTTTACACAAGCAATTCCAGGCCTACCGTGCTCAGCTCCGGCTCCATTCGGCTTGGTGATTTGTACGCTGAAGAAGAGAGAGAATTACTCGTGGAATTAAGGGTCCCATCATCTGCAGTTGGGACCCACCATGTGATGTCTGTTCGTTGCCTTTACAAAGATCCAGCTTCTCAAGAAGTTGTATACGGACGTGATCAGGCATTATTAGTACCACGTCCTCACGCCGTTCGATCATCAGCTCCTAAAATCGAACGGCTCAGGAATCATTTCATCACCACCCGAGCCATAGCCGAATCCAGACGGCTCGTCGAGAACAACGATTTCACCAGTGCTCACCATTTGCTGGCTTCATCTCGAGCGTTGATCTTGCAATCCAGCTCAGCCTTAGGTGATGAGTATGTTAGAGGTTTAGAGGCTGAGCTGGCGGAATTACATTGGAGGAAACAGCATCAAATGGAAAtccagcagcagcagcagatgATGATCCAACGGCGGAGGGGTAACGAGAGGGATTCAAATACAACGGTGGTAATCGACGAGAACGGGGAGCCACTTACGCCGACATCAGCTTGGAGAGCAGCTGAGAAGCTGGCTAAGGTAGCCATGATGAAAAAGTCGTTGAATAAAGTGAGCGATTTACACGGCTTCGAAAATGCAAGATTTTAA